The following proteins come from a genomic window of Streptomyces sp. NBC_01716:
- a CDS encoding TerD family protein, with the protein MTGMTHAMVKGSNVPLDAMAVRAVLRWSPGAGIPDVDASALLLGPEGRVRSDEDFVFYNQPRHPSGLVRRLPKKQVPEGLTDTVEADLAALDPSVDQVVLAASSDGASFQHVRDLQVLLYDAGQADGDPLAVFDVRPETGEETAIICGELYRRGNRWKFRAVGQGYPTGLIGLATAFGISVDETEGADGAGRAAPGSEGETAQLPGPPAHHAAAHGAPQAPPAHRPQFPGQPQGQPGYGYPQPASGQPSYGYPQPASAQSGYGYPHAPAPGPQPPQAPPLPQAAPAYGYPQPAAAAAPAPDPSFRLPPMGPQFVRPQP; encoded by the coding sequence ATGACGGGCATGACGCACGCGATGGTGAAGGGCTCGAACGTTCCCCTCGATGCCATGGCCGTGAGGGCCGTGCTGCGCTGGAGCCCGGGGGCGGGGATCCCCGACGTGGACGCGTCCGCGCTCCTGCTGGGCCCTGAGGGGCGGGTGCGCTCCGACGAGGACTTCGTCTTCTACAACCAGCCCCGTCACCCGTCGGGCCTGGTGAGGCGGCTGCCGAAGAAGCAGGTGCCCGAGGGCCTCACCGACACCGTCGAGGCCGACCTGGCTGCCCTCGATCCGAGCGTAGACCAGGTGGTGCTCGCGGCGTCGTCGGACGGGGCGAGCTTCCAGCACGTGCGGGACCTTCAGGTCCTGCTGTACGACGCGGGGCAGGCCGACGGCGACCCGCTGGCCGTCTTCGATGTGCGACCGGAGACGGGCGAGGAGACCGCGATCATCTGCGGTGAGCTCTACCGGCGCGGGAACCGGTGGAAGTTCCGGGCCGTGGGCCAGGGCTATCCGACCGGCCTGATCGGGCTGGCCACGGCCTTCGGGATCTCGGTCGACGAGACGGAAGGGGCCGACGGGGCCGGCCGCGCGGCGCCGGGCTCGGAGGGGGAGACCGCGCAGCTGCCCGGCCCGCCCGCTCACCACGCCGCGGCGCACGGCGCCCCGCAGGCACCGCCCGCGCACCGGCCGCAGTTCCCCGGACAGCCGCAGGGGCAGCCCGGCTACGGGTATCCGCAGCCCGCGTCGGGCCAGCCGTCCTACGGCTACCCGCAGCCGGCGTCGGCGCAGTCCGGTTACGGCTACCCGCACGCGCCCGCCCCGGGTCCCCAGCCGCCGCAGGCACCGCCGCTGCCGCAGGCCGCCCCGGCGTACGGCTATCCGCAGCCGGCCGCGGCGGCGGCTCCCGCGCCCGACCCCAGCTTCCGGCTGCCGCCGATGGGTCCGCAGTTCGTACGGCCCCAGCCCTAG
- a CDS encoding HpcH/HpaI aldolase/citrate lyase family protein — MRHFGHIPPTARQALFHREPDEFTSASPAHMLSTALGATLYSPATRPRLADDVVKMAGRGVVSMVLCLEDSIDDSEVEWAEENLVGQLADLHRRGAELPLLFVRVREPDQIPDLVRRLGPAARILSGFVLPKFTDERGVPFLEALISAEHESGLRLFAMPVLESPELLHLETRADTLTGIARTVDKYRDRVLALRLGVTDFCSAYGLRRSPDMTAYDVRIISAVIADVVNVLGRSDGTGFTITGPVWEYFRVHERMFKPQLRQSPFLAGRAEELRTALIEHDLDGLLREIQLDQANGLVGKTCIHPSHVMPVHALSVVSHEEFSDAQDILRPERGGGGVLRSSYTNKMNEVKPHRAWAERTMRRAEVFGVAKADIGFVELLAAGLVA, encoded by the coding sequence ATGCGTCACTTCGGGCATATTCCGCCCACTGCACGGCAAGCGTTGTTCCATCGCGAGCCCGACGAGTTCACCTCGGCCTCCCCGGCCCACATGCTGTCGACCGCCCTCGGAGCCACCCTCTACAGCCCCGCGACCAGGCCGCGGCTGGCGGACGACGTGGTCAAGATGGCGGGGCGGGGGGTCGTGTCGATGGTGCTGTGCCTGGAGGATTCCATCGACGACTCCGAGGTGGAGTGGGCCGAGGAGAATCTGGTCGGGCAGCTCGCCGACCTCCACCGGCGCGGCGCGGAGCTGCCGCTTCTGTTCGTCCGGGTCCGTGAACCGGACCAGATCCCCGACCTCGTGCGCAGGCTCGGCCCCGCGGCCCGGATCCTGTCCGGATTCGTACTGCCGAAGTTCACGGATGAGCGGGGGGTGCCGTTTCTTGAGGCACTTATTTCGGCCGAACACGAGAGCGGGCTCCGGCTCTTCGCCATGCCCGTACTGGAGTCGCCCGAGCTGCTGCATCTGGAGACGCGGGCCGACACCCTCACCGGCATCGCGCGCACGGTCGACAAGTACCGGGACCGGGTGCTGGCCCTGCGGCTCGGTGTCACGGACTTCTGCTCCGCGTACGGGCTCCGCCGCTCGCCCGATATGACGGCGTACGACGTACGCATCATCTCGGCCGTCATCGCCGACGTGGTGAACGTCCTCGGCCGCTCCGACGGCACCGGCTTCACGATCACCGGCCCGGTCTGGGAGTACTTCCGGGTCCACGAGCGGATGTTCAAGCCGCAGCTGCGCCAGAGCCCCTTCCTCGCGGGACGGGCCGAGGAACTGCGCACGGCGCTCATCGAGCACGACCTCGACGGGCTGCTGCGCGAGATCCAGCTGGACCAGGCCAACGGTCTGGTGGGCAAGACCTGCATCCATCCCTCGCATGTCATGCCCGTGCACGCGCTGTCGGTGGTCAGTCACGAGGAGTTCAGCGACGCCCAGGACATCCTGCGGCCGGAGCGGGGCGGGGGAGGCGTGCTGCGTTCCTCGTACACGAACAAGATGAACGAGGTGAAGCCCCACCGCGCGTGGGCAGAACGAACCATGCGGCGCGCCGAGGTGTTCGGCGTCGCGAAGGCGGACATCGGCTTCGTGGAGCTGCTGGCCGCCGGGCTGGTGGCGTGA
- a CDS encoding phosphoribosyltransferase, protein MTWSGSWVAERLGIELVGGDELRELLGVALRRNPKRAHLLVSNVLGKHVPQRPSVVHGAGVALGERVRDLLGDAVERAVILGYAETATGLGHSVADGVADAPYLHSTRRPVPGVASAGGFEESHSHATSHLLLPERPDLLAGDGPLVLVDDEFSTGNTVLNTIRALHARYPRRWYVIVALVDMRSAADQGRLAEFAQDIGARVDLVAMASGTVSLPEGVLARGQALVAEHDSARGTAPGAPDPTADTADVDVVRVPLGWPAGLPDGGRHGFTPAHRARLGAAAPGMAAALTRDIGDARRVLVLGFEELMYAPLRLALELERSLPGTEVRYSTTTRSPVLAVDDPGYAIRSRLVFPAHDTAAFPAGAGDGAGDRYAYNVAGGGFDAVVAVVDSLGDSPELHAPGGLLAQLTAHVPRVLLAVVPTYLPALPHAAALPHVPDRQESPMLPDPLRGPAFSSYAADDVGWLLQDLSDVELEAPTEEREEAIQSGGAHYAESLPVEYQPSDEYQELFRSALAASAARIARAVGTVTETVLAEHPQRYADPASREATQALPVLVSLARAGTPVGVLMRRWAKHRHGLDLPHYAISIVRGRGIDTNAVRWLAAHHDPADIVFVDGWTGKGAITRELADALAEFGDFHPEIAVLADPGGCVRTYGTREDFLIPSACLNSTVSGLISRTVLRADLVGPYDFHGAKHYRELAGADVSGYFLDAVAARFDDVADAVDTEAKELLSTDRAPTWEGWAAVERISEEYGIHDVNLVKPGVGETTRVLLRRVPWKILAKRGAGADLDHVRLLAEQRGVPVEEVDGLPYTCVGLIHPRYTRGATGADGTAVATS, encoded by the coding sequence GTGACGTGGTCGGGGTCGTGGGTCGCCGAACGGCTCGGCATAGAGCTCGTCGGCGGGGACGAACTGCGTGAGCTGCTGGGCGTCGCCCTGCGGCGCAACCCCAAGCGCGCCCATCTCCTCGTCTCGAACGTCCTCGGCAAGCACGTCCCCCAGCGGCCGTCCGTCGTCCACGGCGCCGGTGTCGCCCTCGGCGAACGCGTACGGGACCTGCTGGGCGACGCCGTGGAGCGGGCCGTGATCCTCGGTTACGCGGAGACCGCGACCGGTCTCGGACACTCGGTGGCGGACGGGGTGGCGGACGCCCCGTATCTGCACTCCACCCGGCGCCCGGTGCCGGGAGTCGCCTCCGCGGGCGGTTTCGAGGAGTCACATTCGCACGCCACCTCGCATCTGCTGCTGCCGGAGCGGCCCGATCTGCTGGCGGGGGACGGCCCGCTGGTCCTCGTGGACGACGAGTTCTCCACCGGGAACACCGTTCTCAACACGATTCGCGCGCTGCACGCCCGCTATCCGCGCCGGTGGTACGTGATCGTGGCTCTCGTCGACATGCGCTCGGCCGCCGACCAGGGCCGGCTCGCGGAATTCGCCCAGGACATCGGCGCCCGGGTCGACCTGGTGGCGATGGCATCGGGCACGGTCAGCCTCCCGGAGGGCGTCCTGGCACGTGGCCAGGCACTGGTCGCGGAGCACGACTCCGCTCGGGGGACGGCTCCGGGGGCTCCTGATCCGACGGCGGACACGGCGGATGTGGACGTCGTGCGCGTGCCGCTCGGCTGGCCCGCCGGGCTGCCCGACGGCGGGCGGCACGGCTTCACGCCCGCCCACCGCGCCCGTCTGGGGGCCGCCGCGCCCGGCATGGCCGCCGCGCTCACCCGTGACATCGGCGACGCCCGGCGCGTCCTCGTCCTCGGCTTCGAGGAGCTGATGTACGCGCCCCTGCGCCTCGCACTGGAGCTGGAGCGGTCCCTCCCCGGCACCGAGGTCCGCTACTCGACCACGACGCGCTCGCCCGTACTCGCCGTGGACGACCCCGGCTACGCGATACGCAGCCGCCTCGTCTTCCCGGCCCACGACACCGCGGCCTTCCCCGCCGGCGCCGGCGACGGCGCGGGCGACCGGTACGCCTACAACGTGGCCGGCGGCGGCTTCGACGCCGTCGTCGCGGTCGTCGACTCCCTGGGCGACTCCCCGGAGCTGCACGCCCCCGGCGGTCTGCTCGCACAGCTCACCGCCCATGTCCCGCGTGTCCTGCTCGCCGTCGTTCCCACGTACCTCCCCGCCCTTCCGCACGCCGCCGCCCTCCCGCACGTCCCCGACCGGCAGGAATCCCCCATGCTGCCCGACCCCCTGCGTGGCCCCGCCTTCTCCTCGTACGCCGCGGACGACGTCGGCTGGCTCCTTCAGGACCTCTCCGACGTGGAACTGGAAGCTCCGACGGAGGAGCGCGAAGAGGCGATCCAGAGCGGCGGCGCGCACTACGCGGAGTCCCTGCCCGTCGAGTACCAGCCGAGCGACGAGTACCAGGAACTCTTCCGGTCCGCGCTCGCGGCCTCCGCCGCCCGTATAGCCCGCGCGGTCGGCACCGTCACCGAGACCGTGCTGGCCGAGCACCCGCAGCGCTACGCCGACCCCGCCTCGCGAGAAGCCACGCAGGCCCTGCCCGTCCTGGTCTCCCTCGCCCGCGCGGGCACACCCGTGGGTGTCCTGATGCGCCGCTGGGCCAAGCACCGGCACGGCCTGGATCTGCCGCACTACGCCATCTCCATCGTGCGCGGCCGCGGCATCGACACCAACGCCGTCCGCTGGCTCGCGGCCCACCACGACCCGGCCGACATCGTCTTCGTGGACGGCTGGACCGGCAAGGGCGCCATCACCCGCGAACTGGCCGACGCGCTGGCCGAGTTCGGCGACTTCCACCCGGAGATCGCGGTGCTCGCCGACCCCGGCGGCTGCGTACGGACCTATGGCACCCGTGAGGACTTCCTCATCCCCTCCGCCTGCCTCAACTCCACCGTCTCCGGCCTCATCTCCCGCACCGTCCTGCGCGCCGACCTCGTCGGCCCGTACGACTTCCACGGTGCGAAGCACTACCGCGAACTCGCCGGCGCCGATGTGTCCGGCTACTTCCTGGACGCCGTGGCCGCCCGCTTCGACGACGTCGCCGACGCGGTGGACACCGAGGCCAAGGAACTTCTCTCCACCGACCGGGCACCCACCTGGGAAGGCTGGGCCGCCGTCGAGCGGATCAGTGAGGAGTACGGCATCCACGACGTGAACCTCGTCAAACCCGGCGTCGGCGAGACCACCCGCGTCCTGCTGCGCCGCGTCCCCTGGAAGATCCTCGCCAAGCGCGGCGCGGGAGCCGACCTCGATCATGTCCGGCTGCTCGCCGAGCAGCGCGGCGTACCGGTGGAAGAGGTCGACGGACTTCCCTACACCTGCGTCGGGCTGATCCACCCCCGCTACACGCGCGGCGCCACCGGCGCGGACGGTACGGCGGTGGCGACCTCGTGA
- a CDS encoding HAD family hydrolase yields the protein MNAPTPSPALVASDLDRTLIYSAAALQLAVPDAEAPRLLCVEIYEGRPLSYLTETAAGLLENLAATSVFVPTTTRTREQYFRIHLPGPAPRFAICANGGHLLVDGESDPAWQTRVKEHLAASCAPLAEIRRHLLAAADPAWLLKERIAEDLFAYLVVDRALLPDGWVKELSEWADGRGWTVSLQGRKIYAVPRPLTKSAAMREVARRTGAALTLAAGDSLLDADLLLSADHGWRPGHGELADTGWNAPHVETLTETGVAAGEEILRRLTRAASRFGT from the coding sequence GTGAACGCGCCCACCCCTTCACCGGCGCTGGTCGCCAGCGACCTCGACCGCACCCTCATCTATTCGGCCGCCGCGCTCCAGCTGGCCGTGCCGGACGCCGAGGCCCCGCGTCTGCTCTGCGTCGAGATCTACGAGGGCAGGCCCCTGTCGTACCTGACGGAGACGGCAGCCGGGCTGCTGGAGAACCTGGCCGCCACCTCGGTCTTCGTCCCCACCACGACCCGCACCCGCGAGCAGTACTTCCGCATCCATCTGCCGGGCCCCGCCCCGCGGTTCGCGATCTGCGCCAACGGCGGGCACCTCCTGGTCGACGGTGAGTCCGACCCCGCCTGGCAGACCCGGGTGAAGGAACACCTCGCCGCGAGCTGCGCCCCGCTCGCGGAGATCAGGCGACACCTCCTCGCCGCCGCCGACCCCGCGTGGCTGCTCAAGGAGCGCATCGCCGAGGACCTGTTCGCCTACCTGGTGGTCGACCGCGCGCTGCTGCCCGACGGCTGGGTGAAGGAGCTCTCCGAGTGGGCGGACGGCCGTGGCTGGACGGTCTCCCTCCAGGGCCGAAAGATCTACGCCGTACCGCGTCCGCTGACCAAGTCCGCAGCGATGCGCGAGGTCGCCCGCCGCACCGGCGCGGCCCTGACCCTCGCGGCCGGCGACTCCCTCCTCGACGCGGACCTGCTGCTCTCCGCGGACCACGGCTGGCGTCCTGGCCACGGCGAGCTGGCGGACACCGGCTGGAACGCCCCGCACGTGGAGACGCTGACGGAGACGGGGGTGGCGGCGGGGGAGGAGATCCTGCGGCGGCTCACTCGCGCCGCTTCTCGTTTCGGGACCTGA
- a CDS encoding DedA family protein — protein MDTLGAPGAGMAIALESVFPPLPSEVILPLAGFSAGAGKLNLAAAVLWTTAGSVVGALVLYWLGAWLGRDRTVALASKVPLVKRRDMERAEDWFGRHGRKAVFLGRMVPVFRSLISVPAGVERMPLPTFVGLTALGSAIWNTAFIMAGYALGENWKEVSGHVATYSKLVLGVVALALVAFVIRRLIRSRNEKRRE, from the coding sequence ATGGACACGCTCGGAGCCCCGGGCGCGGGAATGGCGATCGCCCTGGAGAGTGTGTTCCCTCCGCTGCCCAGTGAGGTCATCCTGCCGCTGGCGGGCTTCTCGGCCGGCGCCGGAAAGCTGAATCTGGCCGCGGCGGTGCTGTGGACGACGGCGGGCTCGGTCGTGGGCGCGCTCGTCCTGTACTGGCTGGGCGCGTGGCTCGGCCGGGACAGAACAGTCGCTCTCGCGTCCAAGGTTCCGCTGGTGAAGAGGCGGGACATGGAGAGGGCCGAGGACTGGTTCGGCCGGCACGGCAGGAAGGCTGTCTTCCTCGGCCGGATGGTGCCCGTCTTCCGCAGCCTCATCTCCGTACCCGCGGGCGTGGAGAGAATGCCGCTGCCCACCTTCGTGGGCCTGACCGCACTCGGCAGCGCGATCTGGAACACCGCGTTCATCATGGCCGGTTACGCGCTCGGCGAGAACTGGAAAGAGGTGAGCGGCCATGTCGCCACGTATTCGAAGCTGGTCCTGGGCGTCGTCGCGCTCGCGCTCGTGGCTTTCGTGATCAGACGGCTGATCAGGTCCCGAAACGAGAAGCGGCGCGAGTGA
- a CDS encoding FmdB family zinc ribbon protein produces the protein MPRYEYRCRPCDTTFELSRPMAESSASATCPAGHQDTVKLLSTVAVGGSAKGSPAAAAPGPSAGGGGCCGGGCCS, from the coding sequence ATGCCTCGCTACGAGTACCGCTGCCGCCCTTGCGACACCACGTTCGAACTCAGCCGTCCCATGGCCGAGTCATCAGCGTCGGCCACCTGCCCCGCCGGCCACCAGGACACGGTGAAGCTGCTGTCCACCGTCGCGGTGGGCGGCTCGGCGAAGGGCTCACCGGCCGCCGCCGCACCCGGCCCCTCCGCGGGTGGCGGAGGCTGCTGCGGTGGCGGCTGCTGCTCGTAG
- a CDS encoding DUF4383 domain-containing protein, protein MSGHGTLSRPPTGQRKRRVRLDEHLPVDHRLSTVYRIGAGLIGLVLLVFGILGLVNQIGVFGTGSHTTAGLNTNGALSVLSICVGVLLFVGMLIGKNFASTLNMILGLLFILSGFVNLALIDSGFNPLAFRIQNVLFSFVVGVLLMFFGMFGRVSGSLPHDNPYWRARHPTQAEHERRTRDAAGKRAVHAHRAVTSHRQGGHRPSG, encoded by the coding sequence ATGTCCGGTCACGGGACCCTTTCCCGCCCGCCCACAGGGCAGCGGAAACGGCGGGTCAGGCTCGACGAACATCTGCCCGTCGACCACCGCCTGAGCACGGTCTACCGGATAGGCGCGGGCCTGATCGGTCTGGTACTGCTCGTGTTCGGAATCCTCGGGCTGGTCAACCAGATCGGTGTCTTCGGCACCGGCAGCCACACCACCGCCGGTCTGAACACCAACGGTGCGCTGAGCGTCCTGTCCATCTGCGTCGGCGTCCTGCTCTTCGTCGGCATGCTGATCGGGAAGAACTTCGCATCGACCCTGAACATGATCCTCGGCTTGCTGTTCATCCTCAGCGGCTTCGTGAATCTCGCGCTGATCGACAGCGGATTCAACCCCCTCGCCTTCCGCATCCAGAACGTGCTGTTCAGCTTTGTGGTGGGCGTGCTGCTCATGTTCTTCGGCATGTTCGGGAGAGTCAGCGGCAGCCTGCCGCACGACAATCCCTACTGGCGGGCCCGCCATCCGACCCAGGCCGAGCACGAGCGTCGCACCCGGGACGCCGCAGGGAAGCGCGCGGTCCACGCCCACCGTGCCGTGACTTCCCACCGGCAGGGCGGGCACCGGCCATCCGGCTAA
- a CDS encoding DUF4097 family beta strand repeat-containing protein: MDTSRTPDTRRTRSARRGRTFVVAGGAVLAVVVVGGCGSADADEAPVEKRSFAYSGKTLTIAADNSSIDLVPADVKDIEVTRQVDGWVFLGSGPDSVWKLEDGTLTLKLKCEAVVNNCVSRHTVKVPRGMAVKLRNDNGRVRADGFGTELDLRSDNGSVEVRNSSGTLDLSSDNGKVTAEGVSSKSVRARSDNGAVRLELTSVPDTVDTSSDNGSVTIDLPGSGTAYAVSAKSDNGRVDVDVPTVDNSSHMVKARSDNGKVTVRSAN, from the coding sequence GTGGACACATCTCGTACGCCCGACACCCGCCGTACCCGCTCCGCCCGCCGTGGCCGCACCTTCGTCGTCGCCGGGGGCGCCGTGCTCGCCGTGGTGGTCGTCGGTGGGTGCGGGAGCGCCGATGCCGACGAAGCGCCCGTCGAGAAGCGGTCGTTCGCCTACAGCGGGAAGACGCTGACCATCGCGGCGGACAACTCGTCGATCGATCTGGTGCCGGCCGATGTGAAGGACATCGAGGTGACCCGGCAGGTCGACGGGTGGGTGTTTCTCGGTTCGGGGCCCGACTCCGTATGGAAGCTGGAGGACGGCACGCTCACGCTCAAGCTGAAGTGCGAGGCGGTGGTGAACAACTGCGTGTCCCGGCACACGGTGAAGGTGCCGCGCGGCATGGCCGTGAAACTGCGGAACGACAACGGCCGGGTCCGCGCCGACGGGTTCGGCACCGAGCTCGACCTCCGCTCCGACAACGGGTCGGTCGAGGTACGGAACTCCAGCGGCACGCTGGATCTGTCCAGCGACAACGGCAAGGTGACGGCGGAGGGCGTCTCGTCCAAGTCCGTACGCGCCCGGTCGGACAACGGGGCGGTGCGCCTTGAGCTCACCTCCGTACCGGACACCGTGGACACCTCCAGTGACAACGGGTCCGTCACCATCGACCTGCCGGGGTCCGGCACCGCGTACGCCGTGAGCGCCAAGAGCGACAACGGGCGCGTCGACGTGGACGTACCGACGGTCGACAACAGCTCCCACATGGTCAAGGCCCGCAGCGACAACGGCAAAGTCACAGTCCGAAGCGCGAACTAA
- a CDS encoding alkaline phosphatase family protein, with the protein MTDPTFTRRRLLGASAAAAGGSALGLMAPNVEKALATSRPGKKPSVRDIEHVVLLMQENRSFDQYFGSMSGVAGFSDPHAIQLPTGRNVFHQPTDINSDGYLLPWHMDSRTTSAARIPSPGDYSWQVSHAAWNGGKIDSWMSANSRYAQTGADISLVMGYYEEQDIPFHRALADAFTICDRYHCSMLSSTTPNRVMWESGTIDPNGENGGPVLINNMKENTWPTYAEMLTEADVSWKFYWVDGGMRSQTSYWKAFREAPTSSPLYINSQKSQLGQFEYDALHDRLPTVSWLFPGPGQDEHPNSSSPAAGAQFIAGAIDAIAANPDVWAKTVFILVWDEHGGGFDHVVPPVPPAGTPDEFVTRTSPGGVNGGGLPIGAGFRVPCIIVSPWTAGGWVCSEPFDHTSNLRFLEAVTGVECTNISAWRRRTFGDLTSAFRFHHRPAEPPTMPDTTGALNLAKYEVANLPAPTAPTTGQVPPRQAPGRRPATPRRPHH; encoded by the coding sequence ATGACGGATCCGACGTTTACCCGGCGCCGGTTGCTGGGGGCGAGTGCCGCCGCCGCGGGGGGTTCGGCGCTGGGGCTGATGGCCCCCAACGTCGAGAAGGCGCTGGCGACTTCCAGACCCGGCAAGAAGCCGTCGGTCCGCGACATCGAGCACGTTGTGCTGCTCATGCAGGAGAACCGCAGTTTCGACCAGTACTTCGGAAGCATGTCCGGTGTGGCGGGTTTCTCGGATCCGCACGCCATTCAGCTGCCGACCGGGCGGAACGTATTCCACCAGCCCACCGACATCAACAGCGACGGTTATCTGCTGCCGTGGCACATGGACAGCCGTACGACATCGGCGGCGAGGATACCGAGTCCCGGCGACTACTCGTGGCAGGTCTCGCACGCCGCGTGGAACGGCGGAAAGATCGACTCGTGGATGTCGGCCAATTCCCGGTACGCGCAGACGGGTGCCGACATCTCACTCGTCATGGGTTACTACGAAGAGCAGGACATCCCGTTCCACCGGGCGCTCGCCGACGCGTTCACGATCTGCGACCGCTACCACTGCTCGATGCTCTCCTCGACCACGCCGAACCGCGTCATGTGGGAGAGCGGCACCATCGATCCCAATGGTGAGAACGGGGGTCCCGTTCTCATCAACAACATGAAGGAGAACACCTGGCCCACGTACGCCGAGATGCTCACCGAGGCGGATGTGAGCTGGAAGTTCTACTGGGTCGATGGCGGCATGCGCAGCCAGACCTCGTACTGGAAGGCGTTCCGGGAGGCCCCCACCTCCTCGCCGCTCTACATCAACTCGCAGAAAAGCCAGCTCGGTCAGTTCGAGTACGACGCGCTCCACGACCGGCTGCCGACCGTGAGCTGGCTCTTTCCCGGCCCCGGGCAGGACGAGCACCCCAACTCCAGCAGTCCGGCGGCCGGGGCGCAGTTCATCGCCGGTGCCATCGACGCGATCGCCGCGAACCCCGACGTGTGGGCCAAGACCGTGTTCATCCTGGTCTGGGACGAGCACGGCGGCGGTTTCGACCACGTGGTGCCGCCCGTACCGCCGGCCGGCACCCCCGACGAGTTCGTGACCAGGACATCGCCGGGCGGCGTCAACGGGGGCGGGCTGCCCATCGGCGCCGGGTTCCGTGTGCCCTGCATCATCGTCTCGCCGTGGACGGCGGGCGGCTGGGTGTGCAGTGAACCCTTCGATCACACGTCCAACCTCCGCTTCCTGGAGGCCGTGACCGGCGTCGAGTGCACGAACATCAGCGCCTGGCGCAGGCGGACCTTCGGCGACCTCACCTCGGCCTTCCGCTTCCACCACAGGCCTGCGGAGCCGCCGACGATGCCCGACACGACCGGTGCGTTGAACCTGGCCAAGTACGAGGTGGCGAACCTGCCCGCACCGACGGCACCCACGACGGGTCAGGTTCCGCCGAGGCAAGCCCCGGGCCGACGCCCCGCCACGCCCCGGCGGCCGCACCACTGA